Proteins encoded within one genomic window of Nitrospirota bacterium:
- a CDS encoding NAD-dependent epimerase/dehydratase family protein — MSVILEADVRQVVERVGNAFRRLSGRSLLLAGGTGFVGTHLLETLAYLNDRVLDRPCRVVAVARHPESFSRKCPRLAHRRDIQWVKGDIRSFHPPRGPWSFIVHAGAPSDPKKLKGNPQEVMDVIAAGTRRLLEFASEKETEAFLFLSSGAVYGPQPPQLDSLPETYQGGPDTRNGRSGYGEAKRYAEVLCQACLESKGIPIVVARLFTFVGPHMDLDAGFAVTDFVRQGLRDRVIRIQGDGRAIRTLCYSADMTVAIWKILLSGRKGQAYNVGSDLERISIEELAGKVAGIIGLRCRIRVERKGGGDFLRPRYVPDITKLKSELGFSLHHDLDLSLRRTIEHVREKAAT; from the coding sequence GTGAGTGTCATCCTTGAAGCGGATGTGCGTCAGGTGGTTGAGAGAGTCGGGAACGCCTTCCGTCGACTCAGCGGCAGGAGCCTGCTGCTTGCGGGTGGAACAGGATTTGTGGGGACCCATCTCTTGGAAACTCTGGCCTACCTAAACGACCGAGTCCTGGATCGGCCCTGCCGTGTGGTTGCCGTTGCCCGCCATCCGGAGTCCTTCTCTCGGAAATGCCCACGATTGGCCCATCGTAGGGACATCCAGTGGGTCAAGGGAGACATCCGATCCTTTCATCCCCCGCGAGGCCCGTGGTCGTTTATCGTCCACGCGGGCGCCCCATCCGATCCCAAGAAGCTGAAAGGTAATCCACAGGAGGTGATGGACGTGATCGCGGCGGGGACCCGAAGACTTCTCGAATTCGCCTCGGAGAAGGAGACGGAGGCGTTTCTGTTCCTGAGTTCGGGCGCCGTCTATGGTCCTCAGCCTCCTCAACTGGACTCACTCCCCGAAACTTACCAGGGCGGACCCGACACCCGAAACGGCCGCTCCGGATACGGTGAAGCCAAGCGTTATGCGGAAGTGCTCTGCCAAGCGTGCCTGGAGAGCAAGGGGATCCCCATCGTGGTGGCCCGGTTATTCACGTTCGTGGGCCCGCACATGGATCTAGACGCAGGCTTCGCCGTCACGGATTTCGTCCGTCAGGGCCTGAGGGACCGCGTCATCCGAATACAAGGAGATGGCCGCGCTATCCGCACGCTGTGCTACAGTGCGGACATGACCGTAGCGATATGGAAAATACTGTTGAGCGGGCGCAAAGGACAGGCCTATAATGTCGGGTCGGATCTGGAAAGGATCTCCATTGAAGAATTGGCCGGAAAAGTTGCGGGCATCATAGGACTTCGATGCAGGATCAGAGTCGAGAGGAAAGGGGGCGGAGATTTTCTTCGGCCGCGGTACGTCCCCGACATCACGAAGCTCAAGTCCGAACTGGGGTTTTCTCTCCATCACGATCTGGATCTCTCTCTT